From a region of the Aeoliella mucimassa genome:
- a CDS encoding ATP-dependent helicase, whose translation MADGLNPPQREAVNTLSGPMLVLAGAGTGKTRVVTYRIANLIRNRIKPERILAVTFTRKAAGEMQERAASLLPKSRRKADSPQPEISTFHALCVKILRRHAPQLGYPELFSICDRGEQESVARSALREIRAPADSLKPSDLLGYIGRWKMGSISPRQAMGLGETDREHLAAAAYRRYQKTLKDRGVMDFDDLLLLTEELFTKFPEVRHQEANRFDHVLIDEYQDTNHSQYEIVRGLASGHRNLCVVGDDDQSIYGWRGAEVSHILRFAKDWPEAKVVRLEDNYRSSGSIIDLANTLIAFNSERHDKVLRAARHEGPKPRILQFKDEQEEALQVVQDIRRLMGMGRGAKDFAILFRTNEQPRAFETELRAAKLPYVLIGGMSFFDRREVRDILAFLKLVADPTDDPAVLRVLNTPPRGLGDAARKSLVSEAAARGLPIWGMIENPTGVTGLSKAALEGVLKLRGMVESWHEMAERMSVADLLTRIVDDTNYQAEIARLYEDPNDRDSRWAVVEEITNAAANYDTKKKSRKKDTRKRILTFLDDLLVGNQDESRDKEKQLSQNAIALMTLHSAKGLEFPFVYLVGMEEGILPHKRSLEGGETQIAEERRLAYVGVTRAQDELTMTMALTRRKWGKPRETIPSRFLFEMTGQAENFVKRKQAAESPKGPTKRSGRGARARRG comes from the coding sequence ATGGCTGACGGACTGAATCCCCCACAACGCGAAGCGGTAAACACTTTGAGCGGGCCGATGCTGGTGCTCGCCGGGGCGGGAACCGGTAAGACACGGGTGGTGACCTACCGCATCGCGAATCTCATCCGCAACCGCATCAAGCCCGAGCGGATTCTCGCGGTCACGTTCACCCGCAAAGCGGCCGGCGAAATGCAGGAGCGGGCCGCCTCGCTGTTGCCGAAAAGCCGTCGCAAAGCCGATAGCCCGCAGCCCGAGATTTCGACGTTCCACGCGCTGTGCGTGAAGATCCTGCGACGCCATGCTCCGCAATTGGGGTATCCCGAACTCTTCTCCATTTGCGACCGCGGCGAGCAAGAGAGTGTCGCCCGTAGTGCGCTTCGCGAGATTCGCGCGCCGGCCGATAGTTTGAAGCCCAGCGACTTGCTCGGGTACATCGGTCGCTGGAAGATGGGCTCGATCTCGCCCCGCCAGGCGATGGGGCTCGGCGAGACCGACCGCGAGCACTTGGCCGCGGCCGCGTATCGACGCTATCAGAAAACGCTCAAGGATCGCGGAGTGATGGACTTCGACGATCTGCTGCTGCTGACCGAGGAGCTGTTTACCAAGTTCCCCGAGGTGCGACATCAGGAAGCAAACCGGTTCGACCACGTGCTCATCGACGAGTACCAGGATACCAACCATAGCCAGTACGAGATCGTCCGCGGGCTGGCGTCCGGGCACCGCAACCTGTGCGTGGTGGGGGACGATGACCAATCGATTTACGGTTGGCGCGGTGCCGAGGTGTCGCACATTTTGCGATTCGCCAAAGACTGGCCCGAAGCCAAGGTGGTGCGACTCGAGGACAACTACCGCTCGAGTGGTTCGATCATCGACCTCGCGAACACGCTGATAGCGTTTAACTCGGAGCGTCACGACAAGGTGCTCCGCGCGGCCCGCCACGAAGGCCCTAAGCCCCGCATTTTGCAGTTCAAAGACGAGCAAGAGGAAGCCTTGCAGGTGGTACAGGACATCCGCCGGCTGATGGGCATGGGCCGCGGGGCGAAGGACTTTGCCATTTTGTTTCGCACCAATGAGCAACCGCGGGCGTTCGAAACCGAACTGCGGGCGGCCAAGCTGCCGTACGTGCTGATCGGCGGCATGAGCTTCTTCGACCGTCGCGAAGTTCGCGACATCCTGGCGTTCCTGAAGCTGGTGGCCGATCCGACCGACGACCCCGCTGTGCTTCGCGTGCTGAATACTCCACCGCGCGGGCTGGGCGACGCCGCGCGCAAGTCGCTCGTGTCCGAAGCAGCCGCCCGAGGCTTGCCAATTTGGGGGATGATCGAGAATCCGACGGGCGTCACCGGGTTGAGCAAAGCGGCCCTCGAAGGGGTGTTGAAGCTGCGCGGGATGGTTGAAAGCTGGCATGAGATGGCCGAACGCATGAGTGTTGCCGATTTGCTGACGCGGATTGTCGACGACACCAACTACCAGGCCGAGATCGCCCGCTTGTACGAGGATCCCAACGATCGTGATTCGCGGTGGGCGGTTGTTGAGGAAATCACCAACGCTGCGGCCAACTACGACACGAAGAAGAAGTCGCGGAAGAAAGACACTCGCAAGCGCATCCTCACGTTCCTCGACGACCTGCTAGTCGGCAATCAGGATGAGAGTCGCGACAAAGAGAAGCAGCTCTCGCAAAACGCGATCGCCTTGATGACACTGCATAGTGCAAAAGGCCTGGAGTTTCCTTTCGTGTATTTGGTTGGTATGGAAGAAGGGATTTTGCCGCACAAGCGATCGCTCGAAGGAGGCGAGACACAAATCGCCGAGGAGCGACGCCTGGCCTACGTCGGCGTGACCCGTGCCCAGGATGAGCTGACCATGACCATGGCCCTCACCCGGCGCAAGTGGGGCAAGCCCCGCGAGACCATTCCGAGCCGATTCTTGTTCGAAATGACCGGGCAGGCCGAGAACTTCGTGAAGCGCAAGCAGGCCGCCGAGTCGCCTAAGGGGCCGACCAAACGCAGCGGTCGCGGCGCCCGAGCTCGCCGGGGTTAG
- the mscL gene encoding large conductance mechanosensitive channel protein MscL, translated as MGLIQEFQKFAMRGNVVDMAVGIIMGGAFGKIVASFVGDILMPVVGSFTGKGSLGSQFLWLDPEVEKPASLAAAREAGGPYIAWGAFVQTTIDFLIIAISIFLVVKLMNRIQEEFVNKPEAEKPAPPEDILLLREIRDALKKE; from the coding sequence ATGGGCTTGATTCAAGAGTTTCAGAAGTTTGCCATGCGCGGCAACGTGGTCGATATGGCGGTCGGCATCATCATGGGCGGGGCGTTTGGGAAGATCGTCGCCTCGTTCGTGGGCGACATCCTCATGCCGGTAGTCGGTTCGTTTACTGGCAAAGGGAGCCTGGGAAGCCAGTTCCTATGGCTCGACCCCGAAGTCGAAAAGCCCGCCAGCCTGGCCGCCGCCCGCGAAGCAGGTGGGCCCTACATTGCGTGGGGTGCGTTCGTACAAACGACTATCGATTTCTTGATCATTGCGATCTCGATCTTCCTGGTGGTCAAGCTGATGAATCGCATCCAGGAAGAGTTCGTCAACAAGCCCGAAGCCGAAAAACCAGCCCCGCCCGAAGACATCCTGCTCCTCCGCGAAATCCGCGACGCGCTGAAGAAGGAGTAG
- a CDS encoding type II secretion system F family protein produces MISNTLLTQLAIFGCVAAAVWALMEFLGGGGKSRAEERLDEFSDTRSKGRTNAPKSDSMTRLIEAASPKLSAPLKPKTAEEASKLKLRLQHAGYRSENAVSIFLGMKFLCLVLGFFASGGSMLYLKGFTLTAMMYTVAISGIMMFLPDVVVWLRKKSRQDCIFYGLPDALDLMVVCVEAGLGLDQAMRKVSEEMQKSYAVLSEEFRLANLQLQMGAARNSVLHELGQRTGVDDLKALAAILIQADKFGSSVAQALRVQSDSMRTRRQQMAEEKAAKTAVKLIFPLVIFIFPAIFVVLVGPAAITMINEMFPAMQGAQ; encoded by the coding sequence ATGATTAGCAACACGCTCTTAACTCAACTCGCGATATTCGGATGTGTGGCCGCCGCGGTATGGGCTTTGATGGAATTCCTGGGGGGCGGCGGAAAGTCGCGCGCCGAGGAACGACTCGACGAATTCAGCGATACCCGCTCGAAGGGACGTACGAACGCGCCGAAATCCGACTCGATGACCCGCCTGATCGAAGCAGCCTCGCCCAAGTTGTCGGCTCCGCTCAAACCGAAAACCGCCGAGGAAGCCAGCAAGCTCAAGTTGCGGTTGCAGCACGCGGGCTATCGCAGCGAGAACGCGGTGTCGATCTTCCTAGGCATGAAATTCCTCTGCCTGGTGCTTGGTTTCTTTGCCAGCGGTGGGTCGATGCTGTACCTCAAAGGGTTCACGCTCACCGCGATGATGTACACCGTGGCTATCTCGGGCATCATGATGTTCCTGCCCGACGTGGTCGTTTGGCTGCGGAAGAAGAGTCGTCAGGACTGTATCTTCTATGGCCTGCCTGACGCCCTCGACTTGATGGTGGTCTGCGTGGAAGCCGGTCTCGGCCTCGACCAGGCGATGCGGAAGGTCTCCGAAGAGATGCAGAAGAGCTACGCGGTGCTGAGCGAAGAGTTCCGCTTGGCAAATCTGCAACTGCAGATGGGGGCCGCGCGAAACAGCGTGTTGCACGAACTAGGACAGCGGACCGGGGTCGACGACCTAAAGGCCCTGGCTGCCATTCTTATTCAGGCCGACAAGTTCGGCTCGAGCGTCGCCCAGGCACTGCGGGTGCAGAGCGACTCGATGCGGACCCGCCGCCAGCAGATGGCGGAAGAAAAGGCAGCGAAAACTGCGGTGAAGCTCATTTTTCCGCTCGTGATCTTCATTTTCCCCGCGATCTTCGTCGTGCTGGTGGGCCCCGCGGCCATCACCATGATCAACGAGATGTTCCCCGCCATGCAAGGCGCGCAATAG
- a CDS encoding class I tRNA ligase family protein: protein MFTPVEGSVSFPKLEEQVGAFWKSAGIYHKSLAKREGAEPFVFFEGPPTANGMPHPGHCLTRAIKDLFPRYKTMRGYRCERKAGWDTHGLPVEVEVCKQLGIHSKEEIEAYGVEPFIQLCQKSVWRYMQEWERMTERLGFWVDLEKAYVTYHQSYVESVWWSLKNLFDRGLLYQGHKIVWWWAQGGTALSSGEVGQGYREVADPSVFVKMPIVIDEKAKKLGLSDGVSLLVWTTTPWTLPSNHFAAVGRDTAYCVVENDETSERLIVAVDLVEQLAAKSKSDLKQVGEAFSGSSLVGLRYVPPFDCFYSQRGEKTVEVCETHVRNLFSTFFGDLKKRDEEKDTKVKQYLEDHPTRHIGWHVVDADFVTTDSGTGIVHIAPAFGEDDYGVRQRESQWFTDPDAVPLINCVGPDGKFTDEAPEFVRGRWVKDCDKDIIRDLKERGLLFHQEQYLHDYPFCWRAEDDPLIQYPRESWFIKTTQFKDAMLENNQQINWLPEHIKDGRMGKFLESNVDWALSRERYWGTPLPIWQCEQTGQQQAIGGYDELLAKPGVAGTEVWDKAKAANPELPDDLRVHKPYIDEVTYDSPFADGARMRRVTEVIDCWYDSGAMPFAQWGYKGEQPGAESPLPGPPREGEGAKDAVAARFHEQFPADFISEALDQTRGWFYSQLAISTMLFGKNDNNDIPQSEIPNPQSPPHPFKNCIVLGLMLSEWYEDKKDSKKLFLNEEEAKAACGNKGYKHAVGKMSKSKRNYREPNEIFDRYGADALRWYLFANQPPWTSIRYSEQSIKDSIPEFLLRLWNCYSFMVIYANIDEWDPGQEVGAPLPDPPREGEGAIGLEAHFAQAKSYRPVFDRDQIDRWIISELHRTIALVTERMDAYDNFGACGAINEFVDALSNWYVRRSRDRFWAKDKRAVDKLDAYWTLYECLVSTTKMIAPFVPFLADAMWRNLTGVFDGALESVHLCDYPEAHPALVDEQLSERMALVRLISSLGRRAREVENLKVRQPLSKVEVILAKNTHQAWLEENASVIADEINVKAVEFSDEPDKYVEHEVLPNYRLLGKKFGKLLPKVKEALNLESATELLENFRDNGLVNITVEGEQLELLPEEVQVRITAKEGYAAANDKGAVVVLATELTPELIAEGTARDLVRVIQDTRKETGCEFTDRIEVGIESDDPTVVAAVEQFGDYIAGETLAVSAALGPIAGVEPVELTIGNAVVKVYVRVK, encoded by the coding sequence ATGTTCACCCCCGTCGAAGGTTCCGTTAGTTTTCCCAAGCTCGAAGAACAAGTCGGTGCGTTCTGGAAGTCGGCGGGCATCTACCATAAGTCGCTCGCCAAGCGCGAGGGGGCCGAGCCGTTTGTGTTCTTCGAAGGTCCTCCGACCGCCAACGGCATGCCCCACCCTGGGCACTGCCTCACCCGGGCGATCAAGGACCTGTTCCCCCGCTACAAAACCATGCGGGGTTATCGCTGCGAGCGCAAGGCGGGATGGGACACGCATGGCTTGCCGGTCGAGGTCGAGGTCTGCAAGCAACTCGGTATCCACTCGAAGGAAGAGATCGAAGCATACGGTGTCGAGCCTTTCATCCAGCTCTGCCAGAAGAGCGTCTGGCGGTACATGCAAGAGTGGGAACGCATGACCGAGCGGCTCGGCTTCTGGGTCGATCTGGAAAAGGCCTACGTCACTTACCACCAGAGCTACGTCGAAAGCGTGTGGTGGAGCCTCAAGAACCTGTTCGATCGTGGGCTGTTGTATCAAGGCCATAAGATCGTGTGGTGGTGGGCCCAAGGGGGCACCGCGCTCTCGAGCGGCGAAGTCGGCCAGGGCTACCGTGAGGTGGCTGACCCGAGTGTGTTTGTGAAGATGCCGATCGTTATCGACGAGAAGGCTAAGAAACTTGGGCTTTCGGATGGCGTGTCTTTGCTTGTCTGGACCACTACGCCCTGGACGTTGCCGAGCAACCACTTCGCGGCCGTGGGACGCGATACTGCTTATTGTGTTGTAGAGAATGATGAAACCTCTGAGAGACTGATTGTTGCTGTAGATCTAGTCGAACAATTGGCTGCTAAGTCAAAGTCAGATTTAAAGCAAGTTGGTGAGGCCTTTTCGGGAAGCAGTCTTGTTGGCTTGCGGTATGTCCCACCTTTTGACTGCTTTTACTCCCAAAGAGGTGAGAAGACAGTTGAGGTTTGTGAAACTCATGTTCGCAATTTGTTCTCTACTTTCTTTGGTGATCTCAAAAAACGTGACGAAGAAAAAGACACGAAAGTAAAACAGTATTTGGAAGATCATCCAACACGTCACATTGGATGGCATGTCGTTGATGCTGACTTTGTAACAACGGATAGCGGTACTGGAATTGTCCATATCGCCCCTGCTTTTGGTGAAGATGATTACGGTGTGCGCCAAAGGGAGAGCCAGTGGTTTACTGATCCAGATGCAGTTCCCCTCATCAACTGCGTCGGCCCCGACGGCAAGTTCACCGACGAAGCGCCTGAGTTTGTACGTGGTCGCTGGGTGAAGGACTGCGATAAGGACATCATTCGCGACCTTAAAGAACGCGGGCTGCTGTTTCATCAGGAGCAGTACTTGCACGATTATCCCTTCTGCTGGCGGGCCGAGGACGATCCGCTTATCCAGTACCCCCGCGAAAGCTGGTTCATCAAGACCACGCAGTTCAAAGACGCGATGCTCGAGAACAACCAGCAAATCAACTGGCTTCCCGAGCACATCAAGGATGGCCGGATGGGCAAGTTCCTTGAGTCGAACGTCGACTGGGCCTTGTCGCGCGAACGCTACTGGGGCACGCCATTGCCGATCTGGCAGTGCGAGCAGACTGGCCAGCAACAAGCCATCGGCGGCTACGACGAGCTGCTCGCCAAGCCGGGTGTGGCGGGCACCGAAGTGTGGGACAAGGCCAAGGCGGCCAACCCAGAGCTGCCCGACGACCTGCGGGTGCACAAACCCTATATCGACGAGGTGACGTACGACTCGCCGTTTGCCGACGGGGCACGGATGCGCCGGGTGACCGAGGTGATCGACTGCTGGTACGACTCGGGCGCGATGCCATTTGCCCAGTGGGGATACAAAGGAGAGCAGCCAGGGGCTGAGTCCCCCCTCCCCGGCCCTCCCCGCGAGGGGGAGGGAGCAAAGGACGCGGTCGCGGCTCGTTTCCATGAGCAGTTCCCTGCCGACTTCATCAGCGAGGCCCTCGACCAGACGCGCGGCTGGTTCTACTCGCAGCTGGCCATCAGCACAATGCTGTTTGGAAAGAATGACAACAACGACATTCCGCAATCCGAAATTCCCAATCCGCAATCGCCTCCTCATCCCTTCAAGAACTGCATCGTGCTCGGCCTGATGCTCAGCGAGTGGTACGAGGACAAGAAGGATTCGAAGAAGCTCTTCCTCAATGAGGAAGAAGCCAAGGCCGCTTGTGGCAATAAGGGTTACAAGCACGCGGTCGGCAAGATGAGCAAAAGCAAGCGGAACTACCGCGAGCCGAACGAAATCTTCGACCGCTACGGAGCCGACGCGCTGCGTTGGTACCTGTTTGCCAATCAGCCGCCATGGACCTCGATCCGCTACAGCGAGCAGTCGATCAAAGACAGCATCCCCGAGTTCCTGCTGCGGCTGTGGAACTGCTACAGCTTCATGGTGATCTACGCGAACATCGACGAGTGGGACCCCGGGCAAGAGGTCGGCGCCCCCCTCCCTGACCCTCCCCGCGAGGGGGAGGGAGCAATTGGACTGGAAGCCCATTTCGCGCAGGCCAAGAGCTATCGTCCGGTGTTCGACCGCGATCAGATCGATCGCTGGATCATCAGCGAATTGCATCGCACCATTGCCTTGGTCACTGAGCGGATGGACGCGTACGACAACTTTGGGGCGTGCGGAGCGATCAACGAGTTTGTCGACGCGCTGTCGAACTGGTACGTGCGTCGCAGCCGCGATCGTTTCTGGGCCAAGGACAAGCGAGCGGTCGACAAGCTCGACGCTTATTGGACGTTGTACGAGTGCCTGGTGTCGACCACCAAGATGATCGCCCCGTTCGTGCCGTTCCTGGCCGATGCGATGTGGCGCAACCTGACCGGCGTGTTTGACGGCGCGCTCGAGTCGGTGCACCTGTGCGACTACCCCGAGGCCCATCCCGCCTTGGTCGACGAGCAACTGTCGGAGCGAATGGCCCTGGTGCGGCTGATCTCGTCGCTCGGCCGCCGTGCGCGAGAAGTCGAAAACTTGAAGGTCCGCCAGCCGCTTTCGAAAGTGGAAGTGATTCTGGCCAAGAACACTCACCAGGCTTGGCTCGAAGAAAACGCGAGCGTGATTGCCGATGAGATCAACGTGAAAGCGGTGGAGTTCTCCGACGAGCCCGATAAGTACGTGGAGCACGAAGTGCTGCCGAACTACCGGTTGCTCGGCAAGAAGTTCGGCAAGCTGTTGCCAAAGGTAAAGGAAGCCCTGAACCTGGAGAGCGCGACCGAACTGCTCGAGAACTTCCGTGACAACGGACTGGTGAACATCACCGTGGAAGGAGAGCAACTGGAGTTGCTGCCCGAAGAGGTGCAGGTGCGCATCACGGCCAAAGAAGGCTACGCGGCCGCGAACGACAAAGGGGCCGTGGTAGTGCTGGCCACCGAACTCACGCCCGAGCTGATTGCCGAAGGTACCGCCCGCGATCTGGTGCGTGTGATCCAAGACACCCGCAAGGAAACCGGGTGCGAGTTTACCGACCGCATCGAAGTTGGCATCGAGTCGGACGATCCGACCGTGGTGGCCGCAGTCGAGCAGTTCGGCGACTACATCGCAGGCGAGACGTTGGCCGTTTCGGCAGCGCTGGGCCCGATCGCGGGGGTGGAGCCAGTAGAGCTGACCATCGGCAACGCGGTGGTCAAAGTGTATGTTCGCGTGAAGTAA
- a CDS encoding IS3 family transposase yields the protein MKYAWISEHRDSFPVALMCQLLQVSRSGYYDSVDRPRSKRSERTAKIHESVRQVFEASDTIYGPQKIAHELQQHEELETACRNTVASAMKEMGLKSRVRKRFTPTTTKADPSKQQAPNVLDRDFDAERPNQKWVTDITYLPTLAGWVYVAVVVDLFSRKVVGWSMSHSLATPLVSDALRQAIESRQPRTGELLHHSDRGCQYTSESYQRTLQTLGIECSMSRRGNCYDNAVAERFFWSLKHEWTKHYEYADLESARLSVFKYIDMFYNRQRLHPSLGYTPPEAFETDNAPTVAA from the coding sequence ATGAAGTACGCCTGGATTAGCGAGCACCGCGACTCCTTTCCGGTGGCCCTGATGTGCCAGCTCCTTCAGGTCAGTCGATCGGGCTACTACGACTCGGTCGACCGTCCGCGAAGTAAACGCTCCGAGCGGACGGCCAAGATTCACGAGTCCGTACGGCAGGTCTTCGAGGCAAGCGACACGATCTATGGTCCCCAGAAGATCGCTCACGAACTCCAGCAACACGAGGAGTTGGAGACGGCCTGTCGTAACACGGTGGCTTCTGCGATGAAAGAAATGGGCCTGAAAAGCCGAGTCCGTAAGCGGTTCACGCCGACGACGACCAAGGCGGATCCGTCCAAACAGCAAGCGCCGAACGTCTTGGATCGGGACTTCGATGCGGAGCGTCCGAACCAGAAATGGGTGACCGACATCACGTACTTGCCGACGCTGGCTGGTTGGGTGTACGTGGCGGTCGTCGTTGATCTGTTTAGCCGCAAGGTGGTAGGTTGGTCGATGAGTCATTCGCTGGCCACCCCGCTGGTGAGCGATGCGTTACGTCAAGCCATCGAGTCACGACAACCACGTACTGGCGAACTGCTGCATCACAGTGATCGCGGTTGTCAGTACACGAGTGAGAGCTATCAACGGACCTTGCAGACACTTGGCATCGAGTGTTCGATGAGCCGCCGGGGCAACTGCTACGACAACGCGGTTGCCGAGAGGTTCTTCTGGAGTCTGAAACATGAGTGGACGAAGCACTATGAGTACGCCGACCTTGAGTCAGCACGCCTGAGCGTATTCAAGTACATTGACATGTTCTACAATCGCCAGCGACTCCACCCGTCGCTGGGTTACACCCCCCCTGAAGCATTCGAAACCGATAACGCCCCGACCGTAGCGGCGTAA
- a CDS encoding RluA family pseudouridine synthase produces the protein MAECAENWPLEISVADDAVGQRLDAYLAKQLPDYSRSAIQRAIDAGQVLIPGEEVKRALRLEAGWTIRIEGIETARPGPEPEDIPLDILYEDDWMIVVNKPAGMIVHPAKGHWNGTLASAVAHRFGQLSTTGGPQRPGIVHRLDRDTSGVIVVARNDRAHERLAAQFKDRTTEKEYAAIVRGVPDRDADVIDRPIGPHPKLREAKAIREGHPDAKAALTTFQVVERFERFSLLKVLPKTGRTHQIRVHLTSIGLPILCDKLYGGSLRANRGELLPKMAAYNERREGKYPSDTVILERQALHAHRLTINHPETGERLTFEAPLPADLQQVLDCLRAV, from the coding sequence ATGGCTGAATGCGCTGAGAATTGGCCATTGGAAATCTCCGTGGCCGACGACGCCGTCGGCCAGCGGCTCGATGCCTATCTGGCGAAGCAATTACCCGACTACAGTCGCTCAGCGATTCAGCGAGCGATCGACGCCGGTCAGGTGCTCATCCCAGGCGAGGAGGTCAAACGCGCCCTCCGCTTGGAAGCGGGCTGGACCATTCGCATCGAGGGTATCGAAACCGCGCGGCCCGGTCCTGAGCCCGAAGACATTCCGCTCGACATTCTCTACGAAGACGACTGGATGATCGTCGTCAACAAACCGGCCGGCATGATCGTCCATCCGGCCAAAGGTCACTGGAATGGCACGCTCGCTTCCGCGGTGGCCCATCGCTTTGGTCAGCTCAGCACCACCGGCGGACCCCAGCGGCCGGGAATCGTGCACCGCTTGGACCGCGACACGTCGGGCGTGATCGTCGTCGCCCGCAACGATCGGGCGCACGAGCGACTCGCTGCCCAGTTCAAGGATCGTACTACCGAAAAAGAGTACGCTGCCATCGTCCGCGGCGTGCCTGACCGCGATGCCGATGTGATCGACCGCCCCATCGGCCCGCACCCCAAGCTTCGCGAAGCCAAGGCCATTCGCGAAGGCCATCCCGACGCCAAAGCAGCCCTCACCACGTTCCAGGTGGTCGAGCGATTTGAGCGTTTCAGTCTGCTTAAGGTACTCCCGAAAACTGGCCGCACTCATCAGATCCGCGTCCACCTGACCAGCATCGGCCTGCCGATTCTTTGTGACAAACTGTACGGTGGGTCGCTCCGCGCTAACCGTGGTGAATTACTTCCCAAGATGGCGGCGTACAATGAACGTCGTGAGGGAAAATATCCGTCGGACACTGTGATCCTCGAACGCCAAGCCCTCCACGCTCACCGGCTGACGATCAACCATCCAGAAACCGGCGAGCGGTTGACCTTCGAAGCCCCGCTACCCGCCGACCTGCAGCAAGTGCTGGACTGCCTGCGGGCGGTCTAG
- a CDS encoding PIG-L family deacetylase yields the protein MTNDADLSIEPLDVIAVGAHPDDVEIGCGGTVARLVEQGYRVGIVDLTDGEPTPASPGPEVRAAEAAEAARLLGVHHRTTLDLTNRMLFDNWDSRLALAKEFRRWRPRMVLALGDRTPMASPDHWQAVQITEAAVFYSRLTKWDERFDHLPPHKIDSLVFYSLNFYSLEPPPQGNSFVMDISSTYEKKIASIRAYATQFPPEKQHIFARLDAMAHYFGEAAGFERGERLASPRAVGVRDLMGLV from the coding sequence ATGACAAATGACGCCGATCTTTCGATTGAACCGCTCGATGTGATCGCCGTGGGGGCCCACCCCGACGACGTCGAAATTGGCTGCGGAGGCACCGTTGCCAGGCTCGTGGAGCAGGGATACCGGGTGGGGATCGTCGATTTGACCGACGGCGAGCCGACGCCGGCCTCGCCCGGCCCTGAGGTTCGTGCAGCCGAGGCGGCCGAAGCAGCCCGTTTGCTGGGTGTGCATCACCGCACGACGCTCGATTTGACCAATCGCATGCTGTTCGACAACTGGGACTCACGTTTGGCACTGGCCAAGGAGTTTCGCCGCTGGCGGCCGCGGATGGTGCTGGCACTCGGCGACCGCACCCCGATGGCATCGCCCGACCACTGGCAGGCGGTGCAGATAACCGAAGCGGCCGTATTTTACTCGCGGCTGACAAAATGGGACGAGCGATTCGACCACCTGCCGCCGCACAAGATCGACTCGCTGGTGTTCTACTCGCTGAACTTTTACTCGCTCGAGCCCCCGCCGCAGGGGAACTCGTTTGTGATGGACATCAGCTCGACCTACGAGAAGAAAATCGCCTCGATCCGGGCGTACGCCACGCAGTTCCCGCCGGAGAAGCAGCACATCTTCGCCCGGCTCGACGCGATGGCCCACTATTTCGGCGAAGCCGCCGGCTTCGAACGAGGCGAACGCCTGGCCAGCCCCCGGGCGGTGGGGGTACGGGATTTGATGGGCTTGGTGTAG
- the purN gene encoding phosphoribosylglycinamide formyltransferase yields the protein MKIAVLISGSGRTLKNFIDLAAEGSLSVETELVISSCPTAGGLDHAKAAGIASVVLERKDYPSHDAYGEAIFSLCREAGVDMVVMAGFLKLAPVPDDFMNRVVNIHPSLIPAFCGQGMYGDRVHEAVLKYGCKVTGVTVHFVDNEYDAGPIIWQLPVPVIEGDDPHTLAARVFEAEKEAYPHVLNLLEAGRVKLNGRIVSIGKR from the coding sequence ATGAAAATTGCTGTACTCATTTCTGGTTCCGGGCGGACGCTCAAAAACTTTATTGATCTGGCGGCCGAAGGGTCGTTGTCGGTGGAGACCGAGTTGGTGATTTCGAGCTGTCCCACCGCGGGCGGGCTCGACCATGCGAAGGCGGCTGGCATCGCTTCGGTAGTGCTGGAGCGCAAAGACTATCCATCGCACGACGCGTACGGCGAGGCCATCTTCTCGCTCTGTCGCGAAGCGGGGGTCGACATGGTGGTGATGGCCGGCTTCCTGAAGCTGGCCCCCGTGCCCGACGACTTTATGAATCGCGTGGTCAACATTCACCCGTCGCTGATTCCTGCGTTCTGCGGCCAAGGCATGTATGGCGACCGCGTGCACGAGGCCGTACTCAAGTACGGCTGCAAGGTAACCGGTGTGACCGTGCACTTTGTCGATAATGAGTACGACGCCGGGCCGATCATCTGGCAACTGCCGGTGCCGGTGATCGAGGGAGACGACCCCCATACGCTCGCCGCCCGCGTGTTCGAAGCCGAGAAGGAAGCCTACCCTCACGTGCTGAACCTGCTGGAAGCGGGCCGCGTGAAACTCAACGGTCGGATTGTATCGATTGGTAAACGATAG
- a CDS encoding transposase, translated as MDEQAKRQRPTYSDEFKRDAVRLVVEEGYSFKAACEAVGVCDATLRAWHAKLAPPPEPCGDDATVEEMRAEIARLRKQLKRTELEREILKKATAYFAKEST; from the coding sequence ATGGACGAGCAAGCGAAGCGGCAGCGGCCGACGTATAGCGATGAGTTCAAGCGAGACGCGGTGCGACTGGTAGTTGAGGAAGGTTATTCGTTCAAGGCAGCCTGCGAGGCGGTGGGGGTATGCGATGCCACGCTGCGGGCCTGGCACGCCAAATTGGCTCCCCCGCCGGAGCCGTGCGGTGACGACGCCACGGTCGAGGAGATGCGAGCCGAGATCGCTCGGCTCCGCAAACAACTCAAGCGGACCGAACTGGAACGAGAAATCCTAAAAAAAGCCACGGCGTACTTTGCGAAGGAGTCGACATGA